The genomic window AATCGTTGAAAAAATTACTAAACATCCAAAAATTACCGTATTTACCAAATCACAAGTAACCGAAGTTAGCGGATTTATTGGTAAATTCAATGTTGATATCGAGACCGATTCCAAAACCAGGAATGTCGATATCGGTGTGATTATTGTTGCCACCGGAGGACGCGTATTTGTCCCGGAAGGTCTTTACGGTTACGACGGACAGCGGGTGATTACCCAGCTTGAGATGGAAAGCCTGCTTAAAAAAGGGCTGGATTCAAGTGTTAACAATATTGTTATGATCCAGTGTGTGGGAAGCCGAAACGAAGAGAGACCCTATTGTTCAAGAGTCTGCTGTCAAACGGCTGTCAAAAACGCCATGCTGATCAAGGAACAGAACCCGGACGCCCGGGTGTCGATTCTGTATCGTGATATGCAAATGTACGGTGTTGAAAATGAGGAGATGTTTCGTGATTCCAAGGCGAAGGGAATCAGGTATATGAACTACGATCCCGGCAGACCTCCGGAAGTTAAATCCGATCAGGTCAATGTTTACCACTCCCTGCTGGGTCGAGAGTTGACTTTGCCGGCGGATCTTGTGGTTCTTTCCACCCCTCTGGTCGCGCAGGAAGATGCGGTGACCACTTCTCAGCTTCTCAGAATTCCTGTTGATGAAAACGGGTTTTTCATGGAAGGACACGTGAAGCTGAAACCTCTCGATTTTGCCACGGACGGAGTTTTTCTTTGCGGTAGTGCGCGTTTTCCGGCAAATATCCGTGAGGCTGTGGCACAGGGCCTGGGGGCGGCTTCCAGGGCTTCGATCCCGCTTTCCAAGGGATCGGTGGTGGTTGAGCCGATTATCTCCGTACTGGCTGATGAAGAAGCCTGCCGGGGCTGTGGCCTGTGCGTGGCCCTTTGCCCCTACAGTGCGCTTGAGATTCAAAATACGGAAAAAGGAAGAAAGGTTCACGTGATTGATGTGGCTTGCAAGGGGTGTGGTGTGTGTGCCGCCACCTGTTATCAACATGCATTGTCCATTCATTCCTTTACGGATCAGCAAATCGAAGCCCAGGTTGATGCGTTCTTGGAAGCCTAATAATAAGACCTGATTTTATCAAATGGTCGAAAAATTATCGATTCAGCCGTTGCAGCCATAGGCTACTACGGCGAAGTCGGCATAACAACAATTCAAATGAACAAAATAGGGTTTGTCAGGATGGTTTAAATCCTGAATATCCTGGAAAAAAGAATGTATATTGAAAGGGAGGTATCCATTGGGCGAATTTATTCCCAAAATTCTTGTGTTTTGCTGCACGTGGTGAGGATACTCCGCTGCTGATTTAGCTGGAGTTTCCAGACTACAATATACCCCTG from Thermodesulfobacteriota bacterium includes these protein-coding regions:
- a CDS encoding CoB--CoM heterodisulfide reductase iron-sulfur subunit A family protein gives rise to the protein MPEKKDNNIRIGVFICHCGSNIAGYLEMEELADYAETLPHVTFVQRNLYTCSEGGINEIKKAIKQENLSRVVVASCTPRTHGPLFMSSCGEAGLNPYLFEMVNIRDQCSWVHMQQKEEGTAKAKDLIRMGVAKAALLEPQEPIMSDVQPRALVIGGGIAGMTASLSLANRGYEVVLVEKQEALGGMLNRLNKLGPVMTDAGSMVEEIVEKITKHPKITVFTKSQVTEVSGFIGKFNVDIETDSKTRNVDIGVIIVATGGRVFVPEGLYGYDGQRVITQLEMESLLKKGLDSSVNNIVMIQCVGSRNEERPYCSRVCCQTAVKNAMLIKEQNPDARVSILYRDMQMYGVENEEMFRDSKAKGIRYMNYDPGRPPEVKSDQVNVYHSLLGRELTLPADLVVLSTPLVAQEDAVTTSQLLRIPVDENGFFMEGHVKLKPLDFATDGVFLCGSARFPANIREAVAQGLGAASRASIPLSKGSVVVEPIISVLADEEACRGCGLCVALCPYSALEIQNTEKGRKVHVIDVACKGCGVCAATCYQHALSIHSFTDQQIEAQVDAFLEA